gaagagaaattcACCTCTCCAGTCTGCACCATAAGAGGcagtgggttttggttttgatgtCTTTTCACTGAAAGCTTTTTTCTTTGAGTTCAAAAAATTAGGTTTGATTAATAGGAACAAAATGTAAGCttgcacacatttttatttcacatatgtGAGTATCTGCCTGAATGTTTGTGGACCActtatgtgcctggtgcccaagttGGGGGAGAGGGGGCCAGTCCCTGAGAGccgttgtgagtcaccatgtgggtgctgggaactgagcccaggtgcTCTGCagtggcagccagtgctctaaccccTGAGCTGTCTCCACAGTCCCTTATTTTTGAGCAAAGCTTCATTCATTTCATAGCCCTGTGCTCCCACCGCCCAGACAGATGCGCGCCACATCGGGTCACTGGAGTAGTCTGTAAGCAAGAAGTTAAAGCCATATCATGTGAAAGGTGTACGTCCATGGTGCGCTGAGGTCACATGGATGGCGGAAAGTCTGGACACCTGAGGGGACGTGAGCCCCTGCAGGAGCCAGGTGCTCTTTCTCCTGGccacagaatgttctagaaggtgTGGGCATTAGGAGGAAAGGCCCCACAGCTACCAAAGGTGTAAGCAAAGAGACTGACAGAGGGAATGGAGAAATGCACTCAGGGACCCAGGTCACCACCTGGGAGCTGTCAGTGATtctgtcccttcccctcccctcctctcccctcccctcctctcccctccccttctctcccctccccttctctcccttccccttctctcccctctcagaCAGACCCAGAGAACACGGACTACACCATGGAGCACGGGGCCACGCGCAACTtccaggctgagaagcttttggaggaggaggagaagcggGTGCAGAAGGAGCGAGAGGACGAGGAGTTGAACAACCCCATGAAGGTGAGCCCCTGCACCCCTCCAGCCGGCACCCCTTATCTGCCtctacccttcccccacccctgcatccCACCTAGGTGCCCCTCGCCTGCCCCTTGTCCCTTGTATCCCCCTCCTCTACCAGAGTGTCTCACCCATGCCCTGCACTCCCCCTTTCCTGCCCTGagcccctctcctgccctgcacccctctcctgccctgcgcccctctcctgccctgtgcccctctcctgccctgtgccccctctcctgccctgctccccctctcctgccctgtgccccctctcctgccctgctccccctctcctgccctgttcctcctctcctgccctgtgccccctctcctgccctgctccccctctcctgccctgtgccccctctcctgccctgtgccccctctcctgccctgctccccctctcctgccttgctccccctctcctgccctgtgccccatctcctgccctgctccctctctcctgccctacTCCCCCTCTCTTGCCCTgtgccccctctcctgccctgctccccctctcctgccctgtgccccctctcctgccctgtgccccctctcctgccctgtgccccctctcctgccctgtgccccctctcctgccctgctccctctctcctgccctgcgccccctctcctgccctgatccctctctcctgccctgcacccctctcctgccctgcactccccctctcctgctctgcactccccctctcctgccctgcacTCCCCCTCTCCTGCTCTGCACTCCCCCTCTCTTGCCCCGttccccctctcctgccctgctccccctctcctgccctgcgccccctctcctgccctgatccccctctcctgccctgcacccctctcctgccctgtgccCCCTCTCTTGCCCTgtgccccctctcctgccctgctccccCTCTCTTGCCCTgtgccccctctcctgccctgctccccCTCTCTTGCCCTgtgccccctctcctgccctgtgccccctctcctgccctgcgccccctctcctgccctccgccccctctcctgccctgtgccCCTCACCCACTCGGCTCCCCCAGGTCCTAGAGAACCGCACAAAGGACTCGAAGCTGGAGATGGAGGTGCTGGAGAACCTGCAGGAGCTGAAGGACCTGAACCAGCGGCAGGCGCACGTGGACTTCGAGGCTATGCTACTGCAGCACCACCTGTCGCAGGAGCAGCAGcgacagcagcaggaagaggaagacgaGCGCGAGACAGCGTGAGCTGCCTGGgcccttctggatctttctatggCTGCCCCTCTCCTTAGCTGAGGGCCccctcctgtcctgtcctttcAGACTCTACTGAGACCCAGCTGCTGGACCCATAGGACCCAGTGCTCCACAGCCGTCTCTGACTTTCTTTCAGCCCCACGGTTGTGGGTTTGTTTGAGATAGAACctcctgaagcccaggctggcctcaaagccatTTAGTAgccgaggatggccttgaactcctgatcctcctgcatccaccccagtgctgggttgaTAGGCACATGCTTCTGCACCCAGCTgtatgtttacttatttttgtgcTTCAGGGTATGAACCTAATGTGCTCTAGCCAAGCTTCAGCCGCTGAGCACTGCCATCAGCTTTTGTTGACACTGTCACCTGCTCCCGGTTCCCCACGCTCTGAGAGCTGCTGCAGCAGAGACCCCCTAgagacactccccaccccccgtGTAGCAGATTCTCACTATATCCACCTCAtagggccttgctggaggaggctCGACACCGCAGGCTTCTAGAGGATTCCGACTCAGAGGACGAGGCTCCACCTTCCCGATCATGGGCAGCTGTAAGCCCCAACCCCACGGCCATCCTCCACGAGGTGAGCCGGACCAGGGTGTGAGGTGTGGGTGCCCAGGGTGAACGGCCACAGGAGAAATCATAGGCAGCTGGACTAGTGTTCATAACAGGACAAACAGCCCACAGCatggctgctctgctctgcttcctgcttctgagcCTGAGGGAGGGAATGGCCAGTGAACTGGACCACCAAGGATGGGGAGTCACTCCTTCAGTCAGGTTCCTGCCCCACAGGCACAGGACGAggccatgtaaaaagctgggtgtggtgacacacacttgtaatcccagcacctaggagcagaggcaggtggagttctcatgtgtgaggtcagcctgggctgcatagcaagactgtttcaaaataaataaagccagatgCAGCCCAGCAGGCCTGGGGTCCtacatggaggaggaagagacaggagggccCTGGGCCCTGCTGGGTGGGACCCACAagtcactgagagaccctgcctaaaaaccATGGTGgaagagccaggtgtagtggcgcacatctataatcccagcattcagggaggcagatgtagacagatggctgtgagttcgaggccagcctggtctacagcgtccaggacagccaaggctacacagagaaaccctgtcttgaaaaaccaaaaacaagaaaaaagacgTGGTGGAAAGCAGTTGAGGAGCCTCTGGCTCCTACACGAGAGCACGCTGATCAGAACTAAAGCCCACAGAACCAGGAACTGGCTCCCGCGGCTGCGAAAGGTGACAGGCTCTCCCTAAGTCCCACAGGGTCCTGGGTGCCTTCGGAACTTGGCAGCTGTGGCACCAGCTTTTGAAGGTTCCGGCACCTTCTAGCCTCCTCAGCTTCCAAAGTGTTAGTCCTTGAAGGTGGCACCCAGCTGTGAGTGCCAGAGTGCACACTGCAGGCTTTGGAGGTCAGCACactgcctcccctcccaccctggCTGAGAGAGGGTCTCCTCTTGTGGCAGCTGTGCGCAGCAGGCACGCCGACTCCCAGGGTTCTCCCTCCGGGACTGTAGCCTCATGCTGCTCTGCCCAGCTCTTCAGTGGGTGCTGAGACCCCAGCTCAGGCCACCCACCCAGGCCCCATCAACCTGTCCCTGTAGAACCCAGACGTATGCtggatgtgtttgttttgtctttgaagtAGGGTCACACTctacagcccagactggcctcaaacccataatcctcctgcttcagcccccGTGGGCTGGGGTGGCTGACAGGCCTGCACAGTATACCTTATTTCTTCACACCCCAATGTCACGTAAGAGCGTCATGTACCTGTCATACTCAGGgaggcacctactgtgtgccagaagCTCTTGGCAACACTAGGGAGATAGTGGTCAAAAAAGGACTGCGGGCCCTGGATAATCAACATTTCTTGAGACCACACATGGGGCAGATCCCTGAGATAGGTATTGAGGGGTGGCTAGGAGTTCACAGGATGAAGGTGGGCAGTAGGTGAGAAGTCAAGTGCGAAGTGTGGAGTGGGGGACAGGCCATAGGGAGCCAGATAGGAATTTGGAGCTGGGCAGACTTGATAAGCAAACTGCTTCCACAGAGCCAGGTCAGGGAGAGCAGGGGACAACAGCTGTGCACGGTCCCCACAGGTACCAAAGGCCAAGAGGAAGGCAGCGGTCCTGGGCAGCAGGGCACACCTAGCCAGCTTGATTGTGCCGAAGAAGGCGAAGACAGCAGCCAACGGGGGCTCAGAGCAAGTCCAGGTGCCAGCCTCGGGTGAGTCACTTCAGCAGCCATGGGTGGCAGCAGTGCATGTCTGCCACTGTCTAGAAGCTTTGTAAGGTGGGCAGAGTGAGGGGGTGCCTGATGGGCAGAGGCTCGCCCAGCAGCCTGTCACCCAGCAGCCTGTCACCCAGCAGCCTGTCACCCAGCGCTCAGGAGATTGGTGGCAAGAATATTGGGACTCAGGGTtcatcagcctcagctacataggggaTCTGAGGCCAAGGCTAGGTGAGACTTcatctgaaaaggaaaatggagtcagatggtggtggcccacgcctctaatcccagcacttgggaggtagaagcaggcggatctctgtgagttcaaggacagcctagcttacaaagcaagtttcaggacagccagggctacacagagaaaccctgtcttgaaaaaccagaaaaaataaaaaggagcaaaGGCTTGGAATCGAAGTCACACAATAGCTAAATGTGACCTGTGACAGGTTACACAGTACCAAGGGACACAAGCCAGTGTGTTGGTCATGTGGTCTACAGCTTCAGTGTCCTTTCCTGGAGTTTGGATAATTCCACCATATGTAGAAAGGGCCTGGCTTGGGTTGACACATGGTAACATTTGACACAGTTGTCACTGCCACTATCAGTGTTTGTCAGAGGCAGATCCTAAGGCTTAGAGAGGGTCATCCACCCGAAGTCACATGGTAGGTCCAGTGTAGAGGCTCCTCCTGTACACCCTCTTAGTCATGGTGGCTCTTGGTGACCCTTGGCCCTTGGCACTATCTCATTTCCTGTGTGGACACTCACTGGGCAGGGTCTCTGGGCCAGTTTCGGATTGGGGTGACCAAGTCACACTCCCCTGCCCTGCACCCATGCACATCATAGACAAGAGAGAGTGGCTGGGCCTGACCTGACTTGTCCTCCCCACAGGTGCCCCCGAGAACAGGAAGGCAGCTGACCCTACACCCCAGACGCCTGGTGCCTCCTCCCTGAGCCAGCTGGGTGCATATGGGGACAGCGAGGACAGTGACAGCTGAGCCCCATGGTGGCATCATAGACccaagaagccagaggaggagatGGGATCAAGCCACACGCTGTCAGCAAAGGCCCTGGACCATGGCTGCCTTTCATGTGGAGAAGCAAGGTCCCTTCAGCATGCAGACACCCCAAGATGGACAACCTGGTCCA
This genomic interval from Acomys russatus chromosome 31, mAcoRus1.1, whole genome shotgun sequence contains the following:
- the Yju2 gene encoding splicing factor YJU2 isoform X1 yields the protein MSERKVLNKYYPPDFDPSKIPKLKLPKDRQYVVRLMAPFNMRCKTCGEYIYKGKKFNARKETVQNEAYLGLPIFRFYIKCTRCLAEITFKTDPENTDYTMEHGATRNFQAEKLLEEEEKRVQKEREDEELNNPMKVLENRTKDSKLEMEVLENLQELKDLNQRQAHVDFEAMLLQHHLSQEQQRQQQEEEDERETAALLEEARHRRLLEDSDSEDEAPPSRSWAAVSPNPTAILHEVPKAKRKAAVLGSRAHLASLIVPKKAKTAANGGSEQVQVPASGAPENRKAADPTPQTPGASSLSQLGAYGDSEDSDS
- the Yju2 gene encoding splicing factor YJU2 isoform X2; translation: MCKTCGEYIYKGKKFNARKETVQNEAYLGLPIFRFYIKCTRCLAEITFKTDPENTDYTMEHGATRNFQAEKLLEEEEKRVQKEREDEELNNPMKVLENRTKDSKLEMEVLENLQELKDLNQRQAHVDFEAMLLQHHLSQEQQRQQQEEEDERETAALLEEARHRRLLEDSDSEDEAPPSRSWAAVSPNPTAILHEVPKAKRKAAVLGSRAHLASLIVPKKAKTAANGGSEQVQVPASGAPENRKAADPTPQTPGASSLSQLGAYGDSEDSDS